The Nitrogeniibacter aestuarii genome has a window encoding:
- a CDS encoding DUF924 family protein, with protein sequence MSLPPDAQAVLDFWFGAPGSDTYGRQRKLWFVKRDETDAHIREHFGTLTDSALDGRLPDWGTTPHAALAQLLLLDQFPRNMHRNTPRAFVGDATALSIAQDLVSRGDDQTLIPVERIFAYLPFEHSEDIGDQRMALRLFRALADEHAGFESTLDYAERHYAVIERFGRFPHRNAILNRSSTPEELDYLAQPGSGF encoded by the coding sequence ATGAGCCTGCCCCCCGACGCGCAAGCCGTACTTGATTTCTGGTTCGGCGCGCCGGGGAGCGACACCTACGGCCGGCAGCGCAAGTTGTGGTTCGTCAAACGCGACGAGACGGACGCCCATATCCGCGAGCATTTCGGCACCCTCACGGACAGTGCGCTCGACGGCAGGCTGCCGGACTGGGGCACAACGCCGCACGCAGCGTTGGCGCAACTGCTCCTGCTCGATCAGTTCCCCCGCAACATGCATCGCAACACGCCACGTGCCTTTGTAGGCGACGCCACGGCCCTGTCCATTGCGCAAGACCTCGTCTCGCGCGGCGACGATCAGACCCTGATCCCCGTCGAACGCATTTTTGCCTACCTGCCTTTCGAGCACTCGGAAGACATCGGTGATCAGCGCATGGCGCTTCGGTTGTTCCGCGCGCTGGCAGACGAGCACGCCGGGTTTGAAAGCACGCTGGACTACGCGGAACGGCACTACGCCGTCATTGAACGTTTCGGTCGCTTTCCTCACCGCAACGCCATCCTCAACCGCAGCAGCACCCCCGAGGAACTTGATTATCTCGCCCAGCCGGGTAGCGGCTTCTGA
- a CDS encoding Dps family protein codes for MDIDIGITREDRKTITNGLSRLLADSYTLYLMTHNFHWNVKGPMFNTLHLMFETQYNELALAVDGIAERIRALGEPAPGTYAAFAALTRIEEPVGVPDAASMIRALVKGQEAVVKTARELMPVVDAAGDEPTADLLTQRMQVHEKTAWMLRSLLED; via the coding sequence ATGGACATCGATATCGGCATCACCCGGGAAGACCGCAAGACCATCACCAACGGCCTGTCGCGCCTGCTGGCCGACAGCTACACGCTCTACCTGATGACCCACAACTTCCACTGGAATGTGAAGGGGCCCATGTTCAACACGCTGCATCTCATGTTCGAGACGCAGTACAACGAACTGGCGCTGGCGGTGGATGGCATTGCCGAGCGCATCCGTGCGCTGGGCGAGCCCGCGCCCGGCACCTATGCCGCCTTTGCAGCGCTGACCCGCATCGAGGAGCCCGTCGGTGTGCCGGACGCCGCGAGCATGATCCGTGCGTTGGTCAAGGGACAGGAAGCGGTGGTCAAGACCGCCCGCGAACTGATGCCGGTGGTGGATGCCGCGGGCGACGAACCCACGGCCGATCTGCTGACCCAGCGCATGCAGGTGCACGAAAAGACGGCATGGATGCTGCGAAGTCTGCTCGAGGATTGA